The following are from one region of the Methyloversatilis discipulorum genome:
- the htpG gene encoding molecular chaperone HtpG, giving the protein MSDTATAQTMNFQAEVKQLLHLMIHSLYSNRDIFLRELVSNASDACDKLRFEAIANPALFESDADLKIRVAYDKAARTITITDNGIGMSREDAISHLGTIARSGTKEFFSSLTGDQKKDANLIGQFGVGFYSAFIVADTVTVNTRRAGLPADQGVRWSCSMTGDTAGEYSVESITKADRGTEIVLHLREDQDELLSGFKLRSIIREYSDHIMQPVVMKKEEWKDVDGEHKQVVTDEDETVNQASALWTRSKSDISDEQYVEFYKHVAHDFSDPLAWTHTRVEGRHEYTQLLYIPSRAPFDMWDRNASHGLKLYVRRVFIMDDAEKLLPAYLRFVRGVVDSADLPLNVSREILQESRDIDTIRSGCTKKILSVLEDLAENQKDKYTTFWKEFGRALKEGVGEDQANREKVAGLLRFASTHLDTEEQSVSFADYIGRMKEGQDKIYYVTAETFKAAKNSPHLEVFRKKGIEVLLLSDRIDEWVVGNMTDFDGKQLVSVAKGGLDLGALADEEEKKALERDEGEFKPLVDKLLASLVERVKEVRITHRLTESPACLVSDEFDIGGNLARILKSAGQEAPLAKPILEINPQHPVVQRLRGEEAHFDDWAGVLFDQALLAEGGALEDPASFVRRMNQLMLAMSGSAAAA; this is encoded by the coding sequence ATGTCGGACACCGCAACCGCCCAGACCATGAATTTCCAGGCCGAGGTGAAGCAGCTGCTGCACCTGATGATCCACTCGCTGTACAGCAATCGCGACATCTTCCTGCGCGAACTGGTGAGCAACGCGTCGGACGCCTGCGACAAGCTGCGCTTCGAAGCCATCGCCAACCCGGCATTGTTCGAATCCGATGCCGACCTGAAGATCCGCGTCGCCTACGACAAGGCGGCGCGCACGATCACCATCACCGACAACGGTATCGGCATGTCGCGCGAGGATGCGATTTCGCATCTGGGTACCATCGCCCGCAGTGGCACCAAGGAGTTCTTCTCCAGCCTGACCGGCGACCAGAAGAAGGACGCCAACCTGATCGGTCAGTTCGGCGTCGGTTTCTACTCCGCCTTCATCGTCGCCGACACCGTCACCGTGAACACCCGCCGCGCCGGTCTGCCGGCAGACCAGGGCGTACGCTGGTCCTGCTCGATGACCGGCGATACCGCTGGCGAGTATTCGGTGGAATCCATCACCAAGGCCGACCGTGGCACCGAAATCGTGCTGCACCTGCGCGAGGACCAGGACGAACTGCTGTCCGGCTTCAAACTGCGCTCCATCATCCGCGAGTATTCCGACCACATCATGCAGCCGGTGGTGATGAAGAAGGAGGAGTGGAAGGACGTCGATGGCGAACACAAGCAGGTCGTGACCGACGAGGACGAAACGGTGAACCAGGCCAGCGCGCTGTGGACCCGCTCGAAGTCGGACATCAGCGACGAGCAGTACGTCGAGTTCTACAAGCATGTCGCCCATGACTTCAGCGATCCGCTGGCGTGGACCCACACCCGCGTCGAGGGCCGTCACGAGTACACACAGCTGCTCTACATCCCGTCGCGCGCGCCCTTCGACATGTGGGACCGCAACGCCAGCCACGGCCTGAAGCTCTACGTGCGCCGCGTGTTCATCATGGACGACGCCGAGAAGCTGCTGCCGGCCTATCTGCGCTTCGTGCGTGGCGTGGTGGATTCGGCCGATCTGCCGCTCAACGTGTCGCGCGAAATCCTGCAGGAAAGCCGCGACATCGACACCATCCGCTCCGGCTGCACGAAAAAGATCCTGTCGGTGCTGGAAGACCTCGCCGAGAACCAGAAGGACAAGTACACCACCTTCTGGAAGGAGTTCGGTCGCGCACTGAAGGAAGGCGTGGGCGAAGATCAGGCCAACCGCGAAAAGGTGGCCGGACTGCTGCGCTTCGCCTCGACCCATCTCGATACCGAGGAACAGTCGGTGTCCTTCGCCGACTACATCGGCCGCATGAAAGAGGGCCAGGACAAGATCTATTACGTCACCGCCGAAACCTTCAAGGCGGCCAAGAACAGCCCCCACCTCGAGGTATTCCGGAAGAAGGGCATCGAGGTGCTGCTGCTGTCCGACCGCATCGACGAGTGGGTGGTCGGCAACATGACCGACTTCGACGGCAAGCAGCTGGTGTCGGTCGCCAAGGGCGGCCTCGACCTCGGTGCGCTGGCCGACGAGGAGGAGAAGAAGGCGCTGGAGCGCGACGAAGGCGAATTCAAGCCGCTGGTCGACAAGTTGCTGGCCAGTCTGGTCGAGCGGGTGAAGGAAGTGCGCATCACGCACCGCCTGACCGAGTCGCCGGCCTGCCTGGTGTCGGACGAATTCGACATCGGCGGCAACCTGGCCCGCATCCTGAAGTCGGCCGGGCAGGAAGCACCGCTGGCAAAGCCCATCCTCGAAATCAACCCGCAGCACCCGGTGGTGCAGCGGCTGCGCGGTGAAGAAGCGCACTTCGACGACTGGGCCGGCGTGCTGTTCGACCAGGCCCTGCTCGCCGAAGGTGGCGCGCTCGAAGATCCGGCCAGCTTCGTGCGCCGGATGAACCAGCTCATGCTGGCAATGAGCGGCAGCGCAGCGGCTGCCTGA
- a CDS encoding putative bifunctional diguanylate cyclase/phosphodiesterase, whose product MAGGDLKVRIRPDSQDELAQVAASFNEMADGLTGLMAAREEDEARMRAIIESALDAVVQMNADGLITGWNPQAERIFGWSRTEVLGRPMHDVIIPPEFRDAHVRGLKHFIASGVGPVLNTRVKISGRHRHGHDLPIELTISANIHRGTYEFSAFIRDITEQKRTEELIWTQANYDVLTQLPNRRMFRDRLEQELRKSHRSGHPMVLMFIDLDRFKDVNDAFGHQTGDLVLIEAARRITSCVRESDTVARLGGDEFTVILSEQDDPAGTERIAGEVLRALQAPFELGHAHAHLSASIGITVYPQDGTDADSLIRNADQAMYGAKDAGRDRFNYFVSSMQEAALRRQQLVQDLRTAVDNDQFVLHYQPIISLSSGRIHKAEALLRWMHPERGLVSPADFIPLAEETGLIVPIGDRVFRDATRQLLHWRAHYAPELQMGVNMSPAQFARSEGHANWVAHIEALGLPGDSVVIEITESLLLDASSSVSRQLQKFREAGMQISIDDFGTGYSALSYLSKFDMDYLKLDQSFVRNMTVDPSGTALPEAIVLLAHKLGIKVVAEGVETVTQRDILDALGCDYAQGYLFAKPLPAAEFEALLRVQQASPHSFAQMMGVS is encoded by the coding sequence CTGGCTGGTGGCGACCTGAAGGTGCGCATCCGCCCGGACAGCCAGGACGAACTGGCGCAGGTCGCCGCCAGCTTCAACGAAATGGCCGACGGCCTCACCGGATTGATGGCGGCGCGCGAGGAGGACGAGGCGCGCATGCGCGCCATCATCGAGTCGGCCCTTGATGCCGTGGTGCAGATGAACGCCGACGGCCTGATCACCGGCTGGAACCCGCAGGCCGAGCGGATATTCGGCTGGTCGCGCACCGAGGTGCTGGGCCGGCCGATGCACGACGTGATCATTCCGCCGGAATTCCGCGACGCTCACGTGCGCGGCCTGAAACACTTCATCGCGTCGGGTGTGGGCCCGGTACTGAACACGCGCGTCAAGATCAGCGGCCGTCATCGTCATGGACACGATCTGCCGATCGAACTGACCATCTCCGCCAACATACATCGCGGCACCTACGAGTTCAGCGCCTTCATCCGCGACATCACCGAACAGAAGCGCACCGAGGAGCTGATCTGGACGCAGGCGAACTACGACGTGCTGACCCAGCTGCCGAACCGCCGCATGTTCCGCGACCGGCTGGAGCAGGAACTGCGCAAGTCGCATCGCAGCGGCCACCCGATGGTGCTGATGTTCATCGACCTCGACCGCTTCAAGGACGTGAATGACGCCTTCGGCCACCAGACCGGTGACCTCGTGCTGATCGAGGCCGCGCGTCGCATCACGAGTTGCGTGCGCGAGTCCGACACGGTGGCGCGGCTGGGCGGCGACGAGTTCACCGTCATCCTGTCGGAGCAGGACGACCCCGCCGGAACCGAACGCATCGCTGGCGAGGTGCTGCGGGCGCTGCAGGCGCCGTTCGAACTCGGCCACGCCCACGCCCATCTGTCGGCCAGCATCGGCATTACCGTCTACCCGCAGGACGGCACCGACGCCGACAGCCTGATCCGCAACGCAGATCAGGCGATGTACGGCGCCAAGGATGCCGGGCGCGACCGCTTCAACTACTTCGTCAGTTCGATGCAGGAGGCGGCGCTCAGGCGCCAGCAACTGGTGCAGGACCTGCGCACCGCGGTCGACAACGACCAGTTCGTGCTGCACTACCAGCCCATCATCAGCCTGAGCAGCGGGCGCATCCACAAGGCCGAGGCGCTGTTGCGCTGGATGCATCCGGAGCGCGGCCTGGTCAGCCCGGCCGACTTCATCCCGCTGGCCGAGGAAACCGGCCTCATCGTGCCGATCGGCGACCGGGTGTTCCGCGACGCGACCCGCCAGCTGCTGCACTGGCGTGCGCACTACGCGCCGGAACTGCAGATGGGCGTGAACATGTCGCCGGCCCAGTTCGCACGCAGCGAGGGCCACGCCAACTGGGTGGCCCACATCGAAGCGCTCGGCCTGCCGGGCGACAGCGTGGTGATCGAAATCACCGAAAGCCTGCTGCTCGACGCCAGCAGCAGCGTGTCGCGACAGCTGCAGAAATTCCGCGAGGCGGGCATGCAGATTTCGATCGACGACTTCGGCACCGGCTATTCGGCGCTGTCATACCTGAGCAAGTTCGACATGGACTACCTGAAGCTCGACCAGTCCTTCGTCCGCAACATGACTGTGGATCCGTCCGGCACGGCTCTGCCGGAGGCCATCGTGCTGCTGGCGCACAAGCTGGGCATCAAGGTGGTGGCAGAAGGTGTGGAAACGGTGACGCAGCGTGACATTTTGGACGCGCTGGGCTGCGATTACGCGCAGGGTTACCTGTTCGCGAAGCCGCTGCCAGCTGCGGAATTCGAGGCGCTGCTGCGGGTACAGCAGGCCTCGCCACACAGCTTCGCGCAGATGATGGGCGTGAGCTGA
- a CDS encoding methyl-accepting chemotaxis protein: MLKNLSVRKAFALFGASSALVCCVVLNVASGWENWPLQIGASLLLLIGGAVTGAMIGRFYGQRAEVIVGGLNALAKGHLDCKLSLDGKDDFAWLCYEYNAARKAVKQLVERVQGLSGTLTSAAVDLSTFSGAARENGTRQLDSIRAVGSAIEQMSGNIREVESLSHEASELARSAGEASQAGKTTLQASLTSVHAASDKMASSLTVIEQLVEDSRAINRINELIKELSDQTNLLALNAAIEAARAGEQGRGFAVVADEVRKLAQRSQASANDISQLVVRIRDDAEQTIALVRSSSEEVNGATQNTAAAVSEFDDILQRLLELSGKSTTISSSLSVQNAAVSEIVRNNDVLFALSEESAHGAQETARQGNEVASAAQTLQAAVQAFKT, translated from the coding sequence ATGTTGAAGAATCTGAGTGTGCGCAAAGCCTTTGCACTGTTCGGCGCCTCGTCGGCACTGGTCTGCTGCGTCGTGCTGAACGTCGCCTCTGGCTGGGAGAACTGGCCGCTGCAGATCGGTGCTTCGCTGCTGCTGCTGATCGGCGGCGCAGTGACCGGTGCGATGATCGGTCGCTTCTACGGCCAGCGCGCCGAAGTGATCGTCGGCGGCCTCAATGCGCTGGCCAAGGGCCACCTCGACTGCAAGCTGAGTCTAGACGGCAAGGACGATTTCGCCTGGCTGTGCTACGAGTACAACGCTGCCCGCAAGGCGGTGAAGCAACTGGTCGAGCGCGTGCAAGGGCTGTCGGGCACGCTGACCAGTGCCGCGGTGGACCTGTCCACCTTCTCCGGTGCCGCACGCGAGAACGGTACGCGTCAGCTCGATTCGATCCGCGCTGTCGGCAGCGCGATCGAACAGATGAGCGGCAATATCCGCGAGGTCGAGTCGCTGTCGCATGAGGCGAGCGAACTGGCGCGCAGTGCCGGCGAAGCATCGCAGGCGGGCAAGACCACGCTGCAGGCGTCGTTGACCAGCGTCCATGCCGCCTCCGACAAGATGGCCAGCTCGCTCACCGTGATCGAGCAATTGGTCGAGGACTCGCGTGCGATCAACCGCATCAACGAACTGATCAAGGAACTGTCCGACCAGACCAACCTGCTGGCGCTGAACGCCGCCATCGAGGCCGCCCGCGCCGGCGAACAGGGTCGCGGCTTTGCGGTCGTGGCCGACGAGGTGCGCAAGCTTGCGCAGCGCAGCCAGGCGTCGGCAAACGACATCAGCCAGCTGGTGGTGCGCATCCGCGACGACGCCGAACAGACGATCGCGCTGGTCCGCAGTTCGAGCGAGGAAGTGAATGGCGCCACGCAGAACACGGCCGCCGCGGTCAGCGAGTTCGATGACATCCTGCAGCGTCTGCTCGAACTGTCGGGCAAGTCGACCACGATCAGCAGCAGCCTCAGCGTGCAGAACGCGGCGGTGAGCGAAATCGTGCGCAACAACGACGTGCTGTTCGCACTGTCGGAAGAAAGCGCACACGGCGCGCAGGAAACCGCCCGGCAGGGCAACGAAGTGGCCAGCGCGGCACAGACGCTGCAAGCCGCGGTACAGGCCTTCAAGACCTGA
- a CDS encoding Bax inhibitor-1/YccA family protein gives MEHRYPRTTPLGLRAEVADAVVIDGAGRKVLRNTYMLLGMNLAFSALIAYVAMAARWPAPGILLTLAGYFGLLFAVNKFRDSGAGVLLTFALTGFMGYTIGPLLNAVMSLPGGSQTITLALGATAGVFLAMSGWATVTKRDLSGMGSFLFIGMVVAVLAGLGAMFFQIPALSLTVSAAVVLLMAGMIAFETQRIVRGGETNYVMATTGLFVSIFNLFTSLLQLFGFMGSSND, from the coding sequence ATGGAACATCGATATCCCCGTACCACCCCGCTCGGCCTGCGCGCCGAGGTCGCCGACGCAGTCGTCATCGACGGCGCCGGCCGCAAGGTGCTGCGCAATACCTATATGCTGCTTGGCATGAATCTGGCGTTCAGCGCCCTGATCGCCTACGTCGCCATGGCGGCGCGCTGGCCTGCACCGGGCATTCTGCTGACGCTGGCCGGCTACTTCGGCCTGCTGTTCGCAGTCAACAAGTTCCGCGACAGCGGCGCAGGCGTGCTGCTCACCTTCGCGCTGACCGGCTTCATGGGCTACACCATCGGCCCGCTGCTGAATGCAGTGATGAGCCTGCCCGGCGGCAGCCAGACCATCACGCTGGCGCTCGGCGCCACCGCGGGCGTCTTCCTCGCGATGTCCGGCTGGGCGACGGTGACGAAGCGCGACCTGTCGGGCATGGGCAGCTTCCTGTTCATCGGCATGGTGGTGGCGGTGCTGGCCGGTCTGGGCGCCATGTTCTTCCAGATCCCGGCGCTGTCGCTGACCGTGTCCGCTGCAGTGGTGCTGCTGATGGCCGGCATGATCGCCTTCGAGACGCAGCGCATCGTGCGCGGCGGCGAAACGAACTACGTGATGGCCACCACTGGCCTGTTCGTGTCGATCTTCAACCTCTTCACTTCGCTGCTGCAGTTGTTCGGCTTCATGGGCAGCAGCAACGACTGA